The Paraflavitalea devenefica genome contains a region encoding:
- a CDS encoding DegT/DnrJ/EryC1/StrS family aminotransferase, which translates to MSHTSRRKFIRNGSLGTAGVLLSSGLLNNSLATSLNTSTAKPAILGGMPTFNPTDWVKWPVWLQGEDEQRFLDSVRSGVWSRNKIVTEFETTWAAMLGSKKCLTVVNGTNALITVMNRLDIGPGDEVITTPYTFIASIQAILANNAMPVFADIDPLTFQIDATKIERLITKRTKAILAVHILGLPADMDNIMRIAQKHNLLVIEDACQAHLAEYDHKKAGTIGKAGCFSFQNSKNLPIGEGGAIVSDDEKLIDQCYAAHNLGYGNATSTGSIAAESSMKAGKVRLTEYQAAIGLAQLKRLEAQTATRNSNAQYLTSMLKDIKGITPIKLNDKVTQGAWHLYAFRYNQEAFKGLARQSFIKALAAEGLPCSGGYKVMHTQEFMRDAFNSRVYKGFYTKDLLDFNKYRERSKCPENALLCNEAVWIPQNVLLGTKEEMEKIAAVIKNISNNADKIKH; encoded by the coding sequence ATGAGTCATACCTCAAGACGCAAATTCATCAGGAACGGTTCATTGGGAACGGCCGGTGTGCTGTTATCATCGGGCCTGCTCAACAATTCCCTGGCCACATCACTTAACACGTCAACTGCCAAACCGGCTATATTGGGTGGCATGCCAACATTTAACCCCACCGATTGGGTAAAGTGGCCGGTGTGGCTGCAGGGTGAAGATGAGCAGCGCTTCCTCGACAGTGTAAGAAGCGGCGTATGGTCGCGCAATAAGATCGTGACGGAATTTGAAACAACATGGGCTGCCATGCTGGGGTCAAAAAAATGCCTTACGGTAGTAAACGGCACCAATGCCCTGATCACGGTCATGAACAGGCTGGATATAGGACCCGGTGATGAAGTGATTACCACACCCTATACCTTTATTGCCTCCATACAAGCCATACTGGCCAACAATGCCATGCCTGTATTTGCAGACATCGATCCGCTTACCTTTCAGATAGATGCTACTAAGATAGAGCGCCTGATCACCAAACGTACAAAGGCCATTCTCGCTGTGCATATACTGGGATTGCCTGCCGATATGGACAACATCATGCGTATTGCACAAAAGCACAACCTGCTGGTGATTGAAGATGCCTGCCAGGCGCACCTGGCAGAGTATGATCACAAAAAAGCAGGTACCATAGGAAAAGCCGGCTGCTTCAGTTTTCAAAACTCCAAGAACCTGCCGATCGGTGAAGGGGGAGCCATTGTATCGGATGATGAAAAACTCATCGATCAATGTTATGCGGCCCATAACCTCGGCTACGGTAATGCTACTTCTACCGGCAGCATTGCTGCTGAAAGTTCGATGAAAGCCGGTAAAGTAAGATTGACCGAATACCAGGCTGCTATTGGCCTGGCGCAACTAAAGCGGCTGGAAGCGCAAACCGCCACCCGCAATAGCAATGCGCAGTACTTAACTTCCATGCTGAAAGACATCAAGGGTATTACGCCCATCAAACTGAATGATAAAGTTACACAGGGCGCCTGGCACCTGTATGCGTTCCGGTATAACCAGGAAGCTTTCAAAGGATTGGCGCGGCAGTCATTTATCAAGGCATTGGCGGCAGAAGGATTGCCTTGCTCCGGTGGCTATAAGGTAATGCATACACAGGAGTTTATGCGCGATGCTTTCAACTCCAGGGTCTATAAAGGTTTTTATACAAAAGACCTGCTCGATTTTAATAAATACAGGGAGAGAAGCAAATGCCCCGAAAACGCATTGCTGTGCAATGAAGCCGTATGGATACCACAGAACGTTTTACTGGGCACAAAGGAAGAAATGGAAAAAATTGCCGCCGTAATAAAGAACATTAGCAACAACGCCGATAAAATCAAACATTAA
- a CDS encoding PVC-type heme-binding CxxCH protein — protein MTRIKSACQMPSATWSIRCLYLFLFFACSAVTGCKNNATYPGPLPPDQAVQSLSIVPGLKIELFAAEPHVADPVAMEFDEDGNCYVVLMSDYPEQPEPGKERGQIRVLRDTDGDGRIDTSIVFADKLSEGTSILPWKGGLLVTAAPEILYMKDTTGDFVADTHEVLFSGFFRDNPEAQITNLRFGADNWIYANNRGQEGNITFKDNPAAPPLSVKGADFRFRLDRHLFEPETGPGQFGQALDDDGNRFVTENSIHIQQTLIPWRYTHRHPYLPTVRSIRNISDHDPIMHQQSATPYWRAERTKRRNAEFQASKLARVEYERDHFTGASGGTYYNGDGLPAPFYGNVFTGEVAGNLVHRDVLTRPADSIFFTARRAPGEEKREFIFSTDTWFRPVNFCSAPDGYLYLLDFYRQHIETPSAIPDDLKAGMDFYNGSDKGRIYRIMPAGSRYKKPSFQLSKMSGDSLVPLFAHPNQWYALQAHRLLVERQDKSVIPAIKKMFRQAGDARARLHALYVLEALDALDISIVQQALTDSSANVQAHGLVLAEHYPACAPVMIALIKKGSAQVVLQAVLSLGQFNNQSVRDAFVQALSRYGYHKPVQMAVLSAEAGSTSYMLETLLANNISDTTKFANTFVQDLSYCIGARNDQAQVNHFLTLLTHPPLPLNNRLAVAITGFMNGIEKSTNASPALIKSIKDLRTGLHNITNQTVAELNKIFTTIH, from the coding sequence ATGACCCGTATCAAATCCGCCTGTCAGATGCCTTCGGCAACATGGTCCATTCGCTGTCTGTACCTATTCCTCTTTTTTGCGTGCAGCGCCGTTACCGGTTGTAAAAACAACGCAACTTATCCAGGCCCCCTCCCGCCCGATCAGGCAGTACAAAGTCTTTCCATTGTTCCGGGACTCAAAATAGAATTGTTCGCCGCTGAGCCCCATGTAGCAGATCCTGTTGCCATGGAGTTTGATGAAGATGGGAATTGTTATGTGGTATTAATGTCGGATTATCCCGAACAGCCTGAACCGGGAAAAGAAAGAGGACAGATCCGTGTACTCAGGGATACCGATGGAGACGGGCGGATAGACACTTCCATCGTATTTGCCGACAAGCTATCTGAAGGCACCAGCATTTTGCCCTGGAAAGGCGGCTTACTGGTTACCGCCGCACCGGAGATCCTGTATATGAAAGACACTACCGGCGATTTTGTGGCTGATACCCATGAAGTGCTTTTCAGCGGTTTCTTTAGAGACAATCCCGAAGCACAGATCACCAACCTGCGGTTTGGCGCAGACAACTGGATCTATGCCAACAACAGGGGCCAGGAAGGCAATATTACTTTTAAAGATAACCCGGCGGCGCCACCGCTTTCTGTAAAGGGCGCCGACTTCCGGTTCAGACTCGATCGTCATCTTTTTGAACCGGAAACAGGACCGGGACAGTTTGGTCAGGCATTAGATGATGATGGCAACCGGTTCGTGACGGAAAACTCGATCCATATTCAGCAAACACTGATCCCCTGGCGCTATACCCACCGGCACCCCTATCTTCCTACCGTCAGATCGATCAGGAATATATCCGACCACGACCCCATTATGCACCAGCAATCGGCCACTCCCTACTGGCGGGCAGAACGCACCAAAAGGAGGAATGCCGAATTCCAGGCCAGCAAACTGGCCAGGGTAGAATATGAAAGAGACCATTTTACCGGGGCTTCCGGAGGAACTTATTATAATGGAGATGGGTTGCCTGCCCCATTTTACGGAAATGTTTTTACCGGTGAAGTAGCCGGCAACCTTGTACACCGGGATGTACTAACAAGACCTGCCGATAGTATTTTCTTTACAGCCCGGCGTGCGCCGGGTGAAGAGAAAAGAGAATTTATTTTTTCGACAGATACCTGGTTCCGGCCGGTGAATTTTTGCAGCGCGCCCGACGGCTATTTGTACCTGCTCGATTTTTACAGGCAACACATTGAAACACCTTCGGCCATCCCGGACGACCTGAAAGCCGGTATGGATTTTTATAATGGCAGTGACAAAGGCCGTATTTACCGAATCATGCCGGCAGGCAGCAGGTACAAAAAACCGTCGTTCCAATTAAGCAAAATGAGTGGTGACAGCCTTGTGCCCCTTTTTGCTCATCCCAACCAATGGTATGCCTTGCAGGCACACCGGTTATTGGTAGAAAGACAGGATAAATCGGTTATACCTGCTATAAAGAAAATGTTCCGGCAAGCGGGAGATGCAAGGGCACGGTTGCATGCCCTGTATGTGTTGGAAGCTCTGGATGCCTTGGATATTTCCATCGTGCAGCAAGCGCTTACAGACAGTTCGGCCAATGTGCAGGCGCATGGCCTGGTACTGGCGGAGCATTATCCGGCCTGTGCACCAGTCATGATTGCCCTGATCAAAAAAGGTTCAGCCCAGGTTGTGCTGCAGGCCGTACTGAGCCTGGGGCAGTTCAATAACCAATCCGTAAGAGATGCCTTTGTACAGGCATTGAGCCGTTATGGATATCATAAACCCGTGCAGATGGCTGTGCTAAGCGCTGAGGCAGGTTCCACCTCTTATATGCTGGAGACACTGCTCGCCAACAATATTTCCGACACCACAAAATTTGCAAACACCTTCGTCCAGGATCTTTCTTATTGCATTGGGGCCAGGAATGACCAGGCGCAGGTAAACCATTTTCTTACACTTCTTACCCACCCTCCCCTGCCATTGAACAACCGCCTTGCAGTTGCCATAACCGGCTTTATGAATGGCATAGAAAAATCTACGAACGCCTCGCCTGCATTAATAAAAAGCATCAAAGATCTCAGGACCGGCTTACACAACATAACGAATCAAACTGTAGCGGAACTGAACAAAATATTTACTACTATTCACTAA
- a CDS encoding zinc-dependent metalloprotease — protein MLQNKRICILFVLLVAFRTTEARQHRHHEEAKATTNEVKDTSKPAQPVKEPIKKFSDLITAKAKARYGIFNVYGLNDRYFLEIRDSVFNREMVVVNRLSKGGADVRTRMAGYAGDQINEHVVRFEKGPGTKIFLRSVSYNEWSKDSTQSMHKAVLNSNLQPIVGAFDIKAYSKDSAGVVIDFTDYMNGDNDILYFNPIAKTAFGLAALQADKSYIVSVTPYPLNLEIKSVKTYARSGTGGGVATVELNSSIVLLPSRPMTPRYWDKRVGYFSNSYVDFDANPQGIKPISMIARWRLEPKPQDMEKYKRGELVEPQKPIVFYIDPATPKKWIPYLIAGVNDWQGAFEQAGFKNAIYARLAPTKEEDSTWSLEDARYSAIVYKPSVVANASGPHVSDPRTGEILESHINWYHNVMELLRNWYFIQCSPNDPRARTMHFSDSLMGDLIRFVSSHEVGHTIGLRHNFGASTAYPVEKLRDKEWVRKHGIAPSIMDYARFNYVAQPEDGLTGSDLYPRINYYDKWAIEWGYRVLPDAKTPEAEVPVLGKWVIEKLKDRKYYFGTEQEADDPRDQSEDLGDDAMKASLYGIKNLQRIMPNMLQWTYEPNEDYRDLYTIHRELRSQFMRYMGHVVTNIGGKYNTPKMREEEGPQIEAVPKSIQKEAVRFLQQQLFITPTWMLDTAIMARTYQDPVDLVRGMQTQVLSYLLSAQMLNDLGNDDAASDGKGYAPLEYLSDLQKGIWSELYTHKSIDIYRRNLQKFYLRSVLGLIKAPAGEMSPFQTNPLDVDASSIGRAHLVQLKKDIVAATPLAKDTMTRYHLQELAARITAALDPK, from the coding sequence ATGCTACAAAACAAACGTATTTGTATCCTGTTCGTATTGCTTGTTGCTTTCCGTACCACCGAAGCCCGGCAACACCGGCACCATGAAGAAGCAAAAGCGACGACCAATGAAGTAAAAGACACGAGCAAGCCTGCTCAGCCCGTGAAAGAGCCCATCAAAAAATTCTCCGACTTGATCACGGCAAAGGCAAAAGCAAGGTATGGGATCTTCAATGTATACGGGCTGAATGACCGGTACTTCCTGGAGATCAGGGATTCTGTATTCAACCGGGAAATGGTGGTGGTGAACCGCCTTTCGAAAGGCGGCGCCGATGTGCGTACCCGCATGGCCGGCTATGCAGGCGATCAGATCAATGAACACGTAGTGCGGTTTGAAAAAGGACCGGGAACGAAGATCTTCCTGCGCAGTGTATCGTACAATGAATGGTCCAAAGATTCCACGCAGTCCATGCACAAAGCCGTCCTGAACTCAAACCTGCAGCCGATCGTAGGCGCCTTCGATATCAAGGCTTACTCGAAGGACTCTGCCGGCGTAGTAATTGACTTTACCGATTACATGAATGGTGATAACGACATCCTGTATTTTAATCCCATTGCCAAAACCGCATTTGGCCTGGCTGCCTTACAGGCCGATAAATCTTACATCGTTAGCGTAACGCCATACCCATTGAACCTGGAGATTAAGTCCGTTAAAACCTATGCGCGGTCGGGCACTGGCGGCGGCGTAGCCACTGTGGAGCTGAACAGCTCTATTGTACTGCTGCCGTCCAGGCCCATGACCCCGCGTTACTGGGACAAACGGGTAGGTTATTTTAGCAACAGCTATGTCGATTTTGATGCCAATCCGCAGGGTATAAAACCCATATCCATGATCGCCCGTTGGCGGCTGGAGCCAAAGCCGCAGGACATGGAAAAATACAAAAGGGGAGAGCTGGTAGAACCACAGAAGCCCATTGTATTTTATATTGACCCCGCCACCCCCAAAAAGTGGATACCCTATCTCATCGCAGGCGTGAACGATTGGCAGGGCGCTTTTGAACAGGCGGGTTTCAAAAATGCGATCTATGCAAGACTGGCTCCCACCAAAGAAGAAGATTCCACCTGGAGCCTTGAAGATGCGCGTTACTCTGCCATCGTATACAAACCTTCCGTAGTGGCCAATGCCAGCGGTCCGCATGTAAGCGACCCACGCACCGGCGAGATACTGGAAAGCCATATCAACTGGTACCATAACGTGATGGAGCTATTGCGCAACTGGTATTTCATCCAGTGCTCACCCAACGATCCCCGCGCCCGCACGATGCACTTCAGTGATTCACTGATGGGCGACCTCATCCGTTTTGTATCTTCCCACGAAGTAGGGCATACGATCGGATTACGGCACAACTTCGGCGCCAGCACCGCCTATCCGGTAGAGAAGCTGCGTGACAAGGAATGGGTACGTAAGCATGGTATTGCTCCCTCTATTATGGATTATGCCCGTTTTAACTATGTGGCGCAACCGGAGGACGGACTCACAGGAAGTGACTTATACCCACGGATCAATTATTACGACAAATGGGCCATTGAGTGGGGATACCGCGTGCTGCCCGATGCCAAAACACCCGAAGCGGAAGTCCCTGTACTCGGCAAATGGGTCATAGAAAAACTGAAAGATCGGAAATATTACTTTGGTACAGAACAAGAGGCCGATGATCCGCGTGATCAGAGTGAAGACCTGGGCGATGATGCCATGAAGGCCAGCCTGTATGGTATTAAGAACCTGCAACGGATCATGCCCAATATGCTCCAATGGACCTACGAGCCGAATGAAGATTACAGGGACCTCTATACAATACACAGGGAGCTTAGAAGTCAGTTCATGCGCTACATGGGGCATGTGGTCACCAACATCGGCGGCAAATACAATACCCCAAAAATGCGGGAGGAGGAAGGTCCGCAGATAGAAGCAGTACCCAAGTCCATACAAAAAGAAGCCGTGCGTTTCCTGCAACAGCAACTCTTCATTACACCCACCTGGATGCTGGATACGGCCATCATGGCCCGGACTTACCAGGACCCTGTAGACCTGGTGCGCGGCATGCAAACACAGGTACTCAGCTACCTGCTTTCTGCACAGATGCTGAATGACCTGGGTAATGATGATGCAGCTTCCGACGGTAAAGGATATGCACCACTGGAATACCTCAGCGACCTGCAGAAAGGGATCTGGAGTGAATTGTATACGCACAAATCCATTGACATTTATCGTCGTAACCTGCAAAAGTTTTACCTCAGGAGTGTACTGGGACTCATCAAAGCGCCGGCAGGAGAGATGAGCCCCTTCCAGACCAACCCACTTGATGTGGACGCCTCCTCCATTGGCCGGGCGCACCTCGTCCAGTTAAAGAAAGACATCGTGGCCGCTACGCCACTTGCAAAAGATACGATGACCCGTTATCATTTGCAGGAACTGGCCGCCAGGATAACAGCAGCGCTGGACCCGAAGTAA
- a CDS encoding RagB/SusD family nutrient uptake outer membrane protein yields the protein MNTYIKLVSICLFVVSLTGCRKYIDETPIQNSRVLEYTDDYVALVNNREFLEPAYGLPNLLSSDDVDFTAPEVLNAVKLNPIWTQVYTWTKPFYTATSDDYEWNYPYRAIYQMNVIIEGIMRSKNGTLSLKQVTLAEALVHRAMNYFTLMSIYAKQYDEQTAANDPGVPLLLTPELFVDLTRASVKKVYEQMLADVKAAIPALPLTQPTNMKPTKAAAYALLSKLYLNMRAFNEAAAFADSALTIKGALADYNPYVATATYTFPSQFNDKEVILRKVQRNAFNPAQLNPALLALLDTKDIRYKLFVQPGSKLSPSFTGLGFYPRERYSGGSPDRAAVGLTVPDLWLTKAECFARAGDKDKAMQMVNDLRKMRFSPADYADLTATDAADALRIVVEERRREFFGRGLRWLDQRRLNKDPQFAKTVTRTFDGKTFTLEPNSNAYVFPIPINLIALNPEMEQNPN from the coding sequence ATGAATACTTATATAAAGCTCGTTTCCATCTGCCTGTTTGTTGTGAGCCTGACCGGGTGCCGTAAATACATTGACGAAACGCCCATACAGAACAGCCGGGTACTGGAGTATACCGACGATTACGTGGCATTGGTCAATAACAGGGAGTTCCTGGAGCCGGCATACGGCCTGCCCAACCTGCTGAGTTCGGACGATGTGGACTTCACAGCCCCCGAAGTATTGAACGCTGTTAAGCTGAACCCGATATGGACACAGGTCTATACCTGGACGAAACCCTTCTATACAGCCACATCCGATGACTACGAGTGGAATTATCCCTACCGGGCTATCTATCAAATGAACGTGATCATTGAAGGGATCATGCGCAGCAAAAACGGTACGCTCAGCCTGAAGCAGGTAACATTGGCCGAAGCGCTGGTGCACCGGGCCATGAACTATTTCACCCTGATGAGTATATATGCGAAGCAGTATGATGAACAAACAGCGGCTAATGATCCTGGTGTTCCTTTATTACTGACACCGGAATTGTTTGTAGACCTTACCAGGGCATCGGTAAAAAAAGTGTATGAACAAATGCTGGCCGACGTGAAGGCGGCCATTCCGGCATTGCCGCTGACGCAGCCCACTAATATGAAACCCACCAAGGCTGCCGCGTATGCTTTACTATCGAAGCTATACCTGAATATGAGAGCATTCAACGAGGCAGCTGCATTCGCCGACAGTGCCCTCACCATCAAAGGCGCACTGGCCGATTACAATCCCTATGTAGCCACCGCTACTTATACTTTCCCCAGTCAGTTTAATGATAAAGAGGTTATCCTCCGGAAAGTACAGCGCAATGCCTTTAACCCGGCGCAATTAAATCCCGCGTTACTGGCTTTGCTGGATACTAAGGATATCCGTTACAAACTGTTTGTACAGCCAGGCAGCAAGCTGAGCCCTTCTTTCACCGGGCTGGGTTTTTACCCAAGGGAAAGGTATTCAGGAGGCTCACCCGACAGGGCGGCCGTAGGCCTTACCGTTCCTGATCTATGGCTCACCAAAGCTGAATGCTTCGCCCGTGCCGGTGATAAAGACAAAGCCATGCAAATGGTGAACGACCTGCGTAAAATGCGTTTCAGCCCGGCGGATTATGCAGACCTCACGGCCACCGATGCCGCCGATGCACTCCGCATAGTAGTGGAAGAAAGAAGAAGGGAGTTCTTTGGCCGCGGACTGCGCTGGCTCGATCAGCGAAGGCTGAACAAAGACCCGCAGTTTGCCAAAACGGTTACCAGGACCTTTGATGGCAAAACCTTCACCCTGGAACCCAACAGCAATGCGTATGTATTCCCAATCCCTATTAACCTGATTGCACTAAATCCTGAAATGGAGCAGAACCCGAACTAA
- a CDS encoding high-potential iron-sulfur protein encodes MNTRRQFIKSTLGIGSLALGSALLLSRCKSKKKTSSASCNDVSGVSKEEQEKRKKLGYVAVTPVADSKCSTCKLYLPPAQTGDCGHCALFKGPVEAGGYCTYFAPLSEE; translated from the coding sequence ATGAATACACGCAGACAGTTTATCAAAAGCACGTTGGGCATTGGCAGCCTCGCATTGGGCAGCGCCTTGTTGCTGAGCCGTTGTAAAAGCAAGAAAAAGACCTCCTCTGCATCCTGCAATGATGTAAGTGGCGTTAGCAAGGAAGAACAGGAGAAAAGAAAAAAGCTGGGCTATGTGGCGGTCACCCCTGTGGCAGACAGTAAATGCAGTACGTGTAAATTGTACCTGCCGCCGGCACAGACAGGTGATTGTGGTCATTGCGCCTTGTTTAAAGGACCAGTGGAGGCCGGAGGTTATTGTACTTATTTTGCCCCTTTGTCGGAAGAATGA
- a CDS encoding neutral/alkaline non-lysosomal ceramidase N-terminal domain-containing protein — MANKYRLLLFFVLLQQVSWAGGIKVGTGRVSITPELPFYLSGYAVRTTPAVTKVHDLWAKALVIEENTSSRIVIITTDVLGLTSAITETVVDRAQKKYGIARSQIVFNASHTHSGPMIWPALSIIGEYDAATIQVFTRYTMDLTDKLMQAIDMAMQSLVPMTLSYGNGTAGFAANRRQFTAKGVANGVNPTGAVDHDVPVLAAKDAEGKVKAILFGYACHNTTVTSNSNIVNGDYAGFAQIELEKMFPEATALFFTGCAGDQNPIPRGTLELAEKYGKELAGAVQVVLAGKTEPVGAPLRSAYTTTKLDFEPVNREAMEKELLDSSRFKQRRARLVTEAYNRGWDMSTHPYPVQAVRIGNKLTLLALSGETVVDYSLKAKKAFSSERLFVAGYCNEVVCYIPTQKVQAEGGYEAVENMIYYGMPGPFKKNVEDKVFAAINTVMQQIGVRKK, encoded by the coding sequence ATGGCAAATAAGTATAGGCTTCTATTGTTTTTTGTATTGCTGCAGCAGGTATCCTGGGCAGGCGGCATCAAGGTTGGAACAGGCAGGGTAAGCATAACACCTGAACTGCCTTTCTATTTGAGCGGCTATGCAGTACGTACAACACCGGCGGTAACCAAAGTACATGACCTGTGGGCAAAGGCATTGGTAATAGAGGAAAATACCTCCAGCCGCATCGTGATCATCACCACGGATGTGCTGGGTTTAACTTCTGCTATCACTGAAACCGTGGTCGACAGGGCGCAAAAGAAATATGGTATTGCACGGTCGCAGATTGTTTTCAATGCTTCGCATACCCATTCAGGCCCTATGATATGGCCTGCACTAAGTATCATAGGAGAGTACGATGCGGCTACCATACAAGTTTTTACGCGGTATACAATGGATCTGACGGATAAATTGATGCAGGCGATCGATATGGCCATGCAAAGCCTGGTCCCTATGACCTTGAGTTATGGGAACGGAACCGCAGGATTTGCTGCCAATCGCCGGCAGTTCACGGCAAAGGGCGTTGCGAATGGCGTAAACCCTACCGGGGCTGTTGATCATGATGTGCCGGTGCTGGCGGCCAAAGACGCGGAGGGAAAAGTAAAAGCCATCCTGTTTGGTTATGCCTGCCACAATACGACGGTTACCAGTAACAGTAACATCGTGAATGGCGATTATGCAGGCTTTGCACAGATTGAGCTGGAAAAAATGTTTCCTGAAGCAACAGCCTTGTTTTTTACCGGTTGTGCCGGCGACCAGAATCCCATCCCAAGAGGAACGCTGGAACTGGCAGAAAAATACGGAAAAGAGCTGGCCGGCGCTGTACAGGTGGTGCTGGCCGGTAAAACCGAGCCCGTGGGCGCACCTTTGCGCAGCGCCTATACTACCACCAAACTGGATTTTGAACCGGTTAACCGGGAAGCGATGGAAAAGGAACTGCTGGACAGCAGCCGTTTTAAACAAAGAAGGGCCCGGCTGGTCACGGAGGCCTACAATAGGGGCTGGGATATGTCAACACACCCATATCCTGTGCAGGCTGTGCGCATCGGCAACAAATTGACCCTACTGGCCCTGAGTGGTGAAACCGTGGTGGATTATTCGCTGAAAGCAAAAAAAGCATTTTCATCAGAGCGGCTATTTGTGGCCGGTTATTGCAATGAGGTGGTTTGTTACATACCCACCCAAAAAGTGCAGGCAGAAGGTGGTTATGAAGCAGTGGAGAACATGATATACTATGGGATGCCCGGACCCTTTAAAAAAAATGTGGAAGACAAGGTGTTTGCTGCCATCAATACCGTGATGCAGCAGATTGGTGTGCGAAAAAAATAA